Proteins found in one Triticum aestivum cultivar Chinese Spring chromosome 4D, IWGSC CS RefSeq v2.1, whole genome shotgun sequence genomic segment:
- the LOC123097071 gene encoding oligouridylate-binding protein 1B: MQQRMKQAAAVAAQQQQQMMQQALLMHQHQQQQQAAAAVPPMFPPHHAHPGLLAAPHIEPIVSGNLPPGFDSSTCRSVYVGNIHLQVTDSLLHEVFQSIGPVEGCKLIRKEKSSFGFVDYYDRRYAALAIVSLNGRQLFGQPIKVNWAYASTQREDTSGHFNIFVGDLCPEVTDAALFAFFSAYSTCSDARVMWDQQTGRSRGFGFVSFRNQQDAQTSINELNGKWLGNRQIRCNWATKGANAGEEKQSTDSKGVVELINGSSEAGKENANEDGPENNPQYTTVYVGNLPHDINSNDVHRFFHLLGAGSIEEVRVTRDKGFGFVRYSTHEEAARAIQTGNGQLIGGRQIKCSWGSKPTPPGTASAPLPPPALAPYTPGVSAVDLISYERSLALSKMAANPALMGQVAALRQAAMGMGTGASQAIFDGSFQSVNPQQQQQQQQQQQLMYY, from the exons ATGCAGCAGAGGATGAAGCAGGCGGCGGCGGTAgcggcgcagcagcagcagcagatgatGCAGCAGGCTCTGCTCATGcaccagcaccagcagcagcagcaggcggcggCCGCGGTGCCGCCCATGTTCCCGCCGCACCACGCGCACCCGGGTCTCCTTGCCGCGCCGCAT ATAGAGCCCATCGTTAGTGGGAACCTGCCTCCTGGGTTTGATTCAAGCACATGCCGCAGTGT GTATGTTGGCAACATCCATCTTCAAGTCACAGATTCACTACTGCATGAAGTTTTCCAGAGTATTGGTCCAGTTGAAGGGTGTAAGCTCATCAGGAAAGAAAAG TCATCTTTTGGTTTTGTTGACTATTATGACCGTAGATATGCTGCACTTGCTATTGTGTCTCTCAACGGTAGACAACT GTTTGGCCAGCCAATAAAAGTCAATTGGGCATACGCAAGTACCCAGAGAGAggatacatcag GTCATTTTAACATCTTCGTCGGGGATCTTTGCCCTGAGGTTACGGATGCTGCTTTGTTTGCTTTTTTCTCGGCATATTCTACCTGTTC AGATGCTAGAGTTATGTGGGATCAGCAGACTGGACGATCCAGAGGGTTTGGTTTCGTTTCTTTTAGGAATCAGCAG GATGCACAAACTTCCATAAATGAATTGAATG GAAAGTGGCTTGGCAACCGCCAAATTCGTTGCAATTGGGCAACGAAGGGCGCTAATGCTGGTGAAGAGAAGCAAAGTACAGACTCCAAGGGTGTGGTGGAGTTGATAAACGGCTCATCAG AGGCTGGCAAGGAGAATGCAAATGAAGATGGTCCTGAAAATAACCCACAGTATACAACTGTTTATGTTGGCAATCTTCCCCATGAT ATCAACAGCAATGATGTGCATCGATTTTTCCATTTACTTGGGGCTGGGTCAATTGAGGAGGTCCGTGTAACACGCGATAAAGGATTTGGCTTTGTGAGATATAGTACCCATGAAGAAGCTGCACGAGCAATACAGACGGGTAATGGCCAACTTATTGGCGGGAGGCAGATCAAG TGCTCTTGGGGAAGCAAACCAACTCCACCAGGGACAGCATCTGCGCCTCTGCCTCCTCCGGCATTAGCGCCATACACCCCTGGCGTGTCAGCAGTTGACCTCATCTCCTACGAGCGATCCCTTGCTCTGAGCAAGATGGCTGCCAACCCGGCCCTGATGGGTCAGGTCGCCGCCCTGAGGCAGGCCGCGATGGGTATGGGCACCGGCGCCAGCCAGGCCATCTTTGACGGGAGCTTCCAGAGTGTCAaccctcagcagcagcagcagcagcaacagcagcagcagctcatgtACTACTGA